A region of Aliivibrio fischeri DNA encodes the following proteins:
- the pepN gene encoding aminopeptidase N, which translates to MSQQPQAKFRSDYQSPEFTISDIDLVFDLNDTNTLVSATSKVQQLKQSTDLLLEGEGMKLVSLKIDDVEYSDFTQTDTQLTIHNVSGDFTLTIITEINPQENTALEGLYKSGDGFCTQCEAEGFRRITYYLDRPDVLARFTTKVIADKEAYPHLLSNGNRISQGDLDGGKHFVHWQDPFPKPAYLFALVAGNFDVLTDTYKTKSGRDVALEIYVDQGNLDRTPHAMTSLINSMKWDEERFDLEYDLDIYMIVAVDFFNMGAMENKGLNVFNSKFVLAKQETATDTDYLGIEAVIGHEYFHNWTGNRVTCRDWFQLSLKEGLTVFRDQEFSSDLGSRSVNRINNVRIMRGPQFAEDASPMAHPIRPEKVIEMNNFYTLTVYEKGSEVIRMMHTLLGEANFQKGMKLYFERHDGTAATCEDFVLAMENASGIDLTQFRRWYSQSGTPVLTVSSSYDDAKNEYALTVKQHTPATEDQTDKLPLHIPFDIELYAQDGSIIQLRCNNEKVSNVLNVTEEEQTFIFEQVSEKPVVSLLREFSAPVKLNYAYSDEELIFLMVHAQNDFARWDAGQMLLANYIRKNIANIQDDKELVLPQSVVDAFRGVLLNAELEHAFIAEMFVLPNHNEITGWFDTVDVDAIDKALGFIKQTLATELKDEFSATYHSLKQGSYSVEHDAIGKRALRNCSLSYLAKTEIGEALVEAQYQDADNMTDTMAAMGAANAAELSIRQTLMNDFSAKWSHDGLVMDKWFILQGSNPSSEALSIIKETMNHKAFSLKNPNRTRSLIGSFAGGNAVNFHSKTGEGYAFLGDILIEMNESNPQVASRLVDPLLKFKKYDSDRQSLIKAQLQRLADLDNLAKDLYEKVTKALA; encoded by the coding sequence ATGAGCCAACAACCTCAGGCTAAATTTCGCAGTGATTATCAATCTCCAGAATTCACAATTTCAGATATCGATTTAGTCTTTGATCTCAATGATACCAACACATTAGTTTCGGCCACTTCAAAAGTACAACAATTAAAACAATCTACGGATCTTCTTCTTGAAGGTGAAGGGATGAAGTTGGTGTCTTTAAAAATTGATGATGTTGAGTACAGTGACTTTACTCAAACAGACACTCAACTAACTATTCATAATGTTAGCGGTGATTTTACATTAACAATCATTACTGAAATTAATCCTCAAGAAAATACCGCATTAGAAGGTTTGTATAAATCAGGTGATGGGTTCTGTACTCAATGTGAAGCAGAAGGTTTCCGTCGAATTACCTATTATTTGGATCGTCCTGATGTTCTTGCACGTTTCACCACAAAAGTGATTGCAGATAAAGAGGCATACCCACATTTATTAAGTAACGGCAATCGCATTAGCCAAGGTGATCTTGACGGTGGAAAACACTTTGTTCACTGGCAAGACCCATTCCCAAAACCGGCTTATCTTTTTGCTTTAGTTGCGGGTAATTTTGATGTATTAACAGATACTTATAAAACTAAATCTGGCCGTGATGTTGCACTAGAGATTTATGTTGACCAAGGCAACTTAGATAGAACTCCTCATGCAATGACTTCTTTGATTAACTCAATGAAGTGGGATGAAGAGCGTTTCGATTTGGAGTATGACCTTGATATTTACATGATCGTTGCCGTTGATTTCTTCAATATGGGTGCGATGGAAAACAAAGGCTTAAATGTATTTAACTCTAAATTTGTTTTGGCTAAACAAGAAACGGCAACAGATACTGACTATTTAGGTATTGAAGCGGTAATCGGTCATGAATATTTTCATAACTGGACTGGTAACCGAGTGACTTGTCGTGACTGGTTCCAATTAAGTTTAAAAGAAGGTTTAACGGTTTTCCGTGATCAAGAGTTCTCATCTGATCTTGGTTCTCGTTCAGTAAATCGAATTAATAATGTTCGTATTATGCGTGGCCCACAATTTGCTGAAGATGCGAGTCCAATGGCTCACCCAATTCGTCCCGAAAAAGTGATAGAGATGAATAACTTCTATACTTTAACGGTATACGAAAAGGGCAGTGAAGTGATCCGTATGATGCATACCTTATTAGGTGAAGCGAATTTCCAAAAAGGAATGAAACTTTATTTTGAACGTCATGATGGTACTGCTGCAACCTGTGAAGATTTTGTATTGGCAATGGAAAATGCATCAGGTATCGATCTGACTCAATTCCGTCGTTGGTATAGTCAGTCAGGTACACCGGTACTGACGGTGAGTTCTTCTTATGATGATGCTAAAAATGAATATGCGTTAACGGTAAAACAACATACTCCAGCAACAGAAGATCAAACGGATAAATTGCCACTTCATATTCCTTTTGATATTGAGTTATATGCACAAGATGGTTCAATTATTCAGTTACGCTGTAACAATGAAAAAGTCAGCAATGTATTGAATGTAACTGAAGAAGAACAAACCTTTATTTTTGAGCAAGTTTCTGAAAAACCAGTTGTTTCTTTACTTCGTGAGTTTTCAGCACCTGTTAAATTAAATTACGCTTATTCAGATGAAGAGTTGATTTTCTTAATGGTTCACGCACAAAACGACTTTGCTCGTTGGGATGCTGGCCAAATGTTATTAGCTAACTATATTCGTAAGAACATCGCTAATATTCAAGACGATAAAGAACTTGTTCTTCCTCAATCTGTCGTTGATGCGTTCCGTGGGGTATTACTCAATGCTGAATTGGAACATGCTTTTATTGCGGAAATGTTTGTATTACCAAATCATAATGAAATCACCGGTTGGTTTGATACTGTCGATGTCGATGCGATTGATAAGGCGCTTGGATTTATCAAACAAACATTAGCGACAGAATTGAAAGATGAATTTTCTGCTACGTATCATAGTTTAAAACAGGGTAGTTACTCTGTAGAACATGATGCGATTGGTAAACGAGCTTTACGAAACTGTTCATTAAGTTATCTTGCAAAAACAGAAATTGGTGAAGCGTTAGTTGAGGCACAGTATCAAGATGCAGACAACATGACAGATACTATGGCTGCAATGGGTGCCGCGAATGCTGCTGAGTTATCAATTCGTCAAACATTAATGAATGATTTTAGTGCGAAATGGTCACATGACGGATTAGTTATGGATAAGTGGTTTATTCTTCAAGGATCAAACCCAAGTTCAGAAGCGTTATCAATCATCAAAGAAACAATGAATCACAAAGCGTTTAGTTTGAAAAATCCAAACAGAACACGCAGCTTAATTGGTTCATTTGCTGGTGGTAATGCGGTTAACTTCCATAGTAAAACAGGTGAAGGGTACGCATTCTTAGGGGATATTCTTATTGAAATGAATGAGAGTAACCCACAAGTTGCTTCACGATTGGTTGATCCATTGTTGAAATTTAAGAAATACGATAGTGATCGTCAATCGCTTATCAAGGCTCAACTACAGCGCTTAGCGGATCTTGATAACCTAGCTAAAGATCTTTATGAGAAAGTAACGAAAGCATTAGCTTAA
- a CDS encoding DUF2835 domain-containing protein: MNKFYYFRMNVTYQAFLSHYSGAASTVLVVTEQGLKLQLPASRFRSFLTQLGVKGRFRLTTDQNNRFLNLEQVG, translated from the coding sequence ATGAACAAATTTTATTACTTTAGAATGAATGTTACTTATCAAGCGTTTTTAAGCCATTATTCTGGTGCAGCAAGCACGGTGTTAGTCGTAACAGAACAAGGGTTAAAATTACAATTGCCTGCGTCACGTTTTCGTTCGTTTCTGACTCAACTAGGAGTGAAAGGACGCTTCAGATTGACTACAGACCAAAATAATCGTTTTCTAAATTTAGAGCAAGTAGGATAA